In Bacillus toyonensis BCT-7112, a single window of DNA contains:
- a CDS encoding thymidylate synthase gives MKHAEYEYLNLCRHVMEHGTKKEDRTGTGTVSVFGYQMRFDLSKGFPLLTTKRVPFRLVASELLWFMKGDTNIRYLLQHNNNIWNEWAFKSWVESDEYTGPDMTDFGLRSQQDEEFKVQYDEQMDLFKKNVLEDDDFSNKYGYLGDVYGKQWRAWKTTAGETLDQLKDVIEMIKKTPDSRRLIVSAWNPEDVPSMALPPCHTLFQFYVADGKLSCQLYQRSGDIFLGIPFNIASYSLLTHLIAHECGLEVGEFVHTIGDAHIYTNHFEQVEKQLAREPRPFPKLTLNPDVKSVFDFEMEDLTIEGYDPHPAIKAPVAV, from the coding sequence ATGAAACATGCTGAATATGAATACTTAAATTTATGCCGCCATGTAATGGAGCACGGTACGAAGAAAGAAGATCGTACAGGGACAGGAACTGTATCTGTATTTGGATATCAAATGCGTTTTGATCTGAGTAAAGGATTTCCTTTATTAACCACAAAGAGAGTACCATTTCGCCTTGTAGCAAGTGAACTACTTTGGTTTATGAAAGGTGATACAAACATTCGCTATTTATTGCAGCATAATAATAACATTTGGAATGAATGGGCATTTAAGAGCTGGGTAGAAAGTGACGAGTATACTGGGCCTGATATGACAGATTTCGGTCTTCGCTCACAACAAGATGAGGAATTTAAAGTGCAATATGATGAGCAAATGGACCTATTTAAAAAGAATGTTTTAGAAGATGATGATTTTTCGAATAAATATGGCTACTTAGGAGACGTATATGGCAAGCAATGGCGTGCTTGGAAAACGACGGCTGGTGAAACACTGGATCAACTAAAAGATGTAATTGAAATGATTAAAAAAACGCCAGATTCACGTCGCTTAATCGTTTCTGCTTGGAATCCTGAAGACGTACCGAGTATGGCATTACCGCCTTGTCATACGCTATTCCAGTTTTATGTAGCGGACGGAAAACTTTCTTGTCAGCTATATCAAAGAAGTGGCGACATCTTCCTTGGAATTCCATTTAACATCGCAAGTTATTCACTACTAACACATTTAATTGCACATGAATGTGGTCTTGAAGTAGGAGAATTTGTTCATACAATTGGAGATGCGCATATTTATACGAATCATTTTGAACAAGTAGAAAAACAATTGGCACGTGAACCACGTCCGTTCCCGAAACTTACATTAAATCCAGATGTGAAATCTGTGTTTGATTTTGAGATGGAAGATTTAACGATTGAAGGATATGATCCACACCCAGCGATTAAAGCACCGGTTGCAGTGTAA
- a CDS encoding dihydrofolate reductase, with amino-acid sequence MIVSFMVAMDENRVIGKDNNLPWRLPSELQYVKKTTMGHPLIMGRKNYEAIGRPLPGRRNIIVTRNEGYHVEGCEVAHTVEEVFELCKNEEEIFIFGGAQIYDLFLPYVDKLYITKIHHAFEGDTFFPEMDMTNWKEIFVEKGLTDEKNPYTYYYHVYEKQQ; translated from the coding sequence ATGATTGTTTCATTTATGGTCGCAATGGACGAGAATAGAGTAATTGGTAAAGATAATAACTTACCTTGGCGTTTACCGAGTGAATTACAGTATGTAAAGAAAACAACGATGGGTCACCCACTTATTATGGGGAGAAAGAACTATGAAGCAATTGGTAGACCATTGCCTGGAAGACGTAATATTATTGTAACTCGTAATGAAGGGTATCATGTAGAAGGCTGCGAAGTAGCTCATACTGTAGAAGAAGTGTTTGAACTATGTAAAAATGAAGAAGAGATTTTTATTTTTGGCGGAGCGCAAATTTATGATCTCTTTTTACCGTATGTAGACAAGTTATATATAACAAAAATCCACCACGCATTTGAAGGAGACACATTCTTCCCAGAAATGGATATGACAAATTGGAAAGAGATTTTTGTAGAAAAAGGTTTAACGGATGAAAAAAATCCGTATACGTATTATTACCATGTATACGAGAAACAACAATAA
- the pbpC gene encoding penicillin-binding protein 3: MRKIWGILFLCLTFMLVGCGKEEKPQEAFDTYVKSWNKQKFADMYDQLSENAKKDISKKEFTEKYEKIYSGIEVKDLKVETGEVKEDKKDEGPVPFKVSMDTVGGKITFGHEAKMVKEKDGDKESWKIDWTPDFIFPGMTKDSKVRMQTTEPKRGEIYDRNGKGLATNGKASEIGIVPEKLDETAPQTKEAVAKLLNMSVEEIDQKLTAKWVKPGYLVPIGILPEGATQNTYIDLPGVATKPVNVRTYPLGEAAAHLTGYIGKINAEDLKTLQKKGYQADEPVGKAGLEQVLEEKLRGKKGGRVFVEDAQGKEIKNLAKTEAVDGENVTLTIDSAVQEKTYNEMKGEVGSSAAINPKSGETIALVSSPAYDPNLIARGTSKAQREAWNNDPKKPMTNRFTQLSVPGSVFKPITAAIGLETKTIDPKEELKIEGLKWTKDSSWGNYYVTRVKDANPIDLDKAMKYSDNIYFAQEALKIGKDKFMSEAKKFGFDEKLPIEYGFPASKIANDGIKNDIQMADTGYGQGQVLMTPLHLALTYAPIVNDGTIPSPYIIKTDKQPKAWKENVISKGNQDILKTAMTKVINDPDGTGKIAKIDGMTLAGKTGTAELKVSKEAEGKELGWFAAFDLNAPDMVITMMIEDVKGRGGSNIPAEKVKHIFQK, encoded by the coding sequence TTGAGAAAAATATGGGGGATTCTTTTTCTTTGCTTAACATTCATGTTAGTTGGATGTGGTAAAGAAGAAAAACCACAAGAAGCGTTTGATACATATGTGAAATCATGGAATAAACAAAAATTTGCAGATATGTACGATCAATTATCAGAAAATGCAAAAAAAGATATTTCCAAGAAAGAGTTTACTGAGAAATATGAAAAAATTTATTCTGGTATTGAAGTGAAAGACTTAAAGGTAGAAACAGGGGAAGTAAAAGAAGATAAAAAAGATGAAGGCCCTGTTCCTTTTAAAGTAAGCATGGATACAGTTGGTGGTAAAATCACTTTTGGTCATGAAGCAAAAATGGTGAAAGAAAAAGATGGAGATAAAGAATCTTGGAAAATAGATTGGACACCTGATTTCATTTTCCCTGGCATGACAAAAGATAGTAAAGTGCGTATGCAAACGACAGAGCCAAAACGTGGTGAAATATACGATCGTAATGGAAAAGGTCTTGCGACGAATGGGAAAGCTTCTGAGATCGGAATCGTTCCAGAAAAATTAGATGAAACTGCACCGCAAACGAAAGAAGCAGTAGCTAAGTTGTTAAATATGTCTGTAGAAGAAATTGATCAAAAACTAACTGCTAAATGGGTAAAACCAGGGTATCTTGTACCAATTGGAATTTTACCTGAAGGGGCAACGCAAAATACGTATATTGATTTACCTGGTGTTGCAACAAAACCTGTAAATGTTCGTACATATCCGTTAGGGGAAGCGGCAGCTCATCTAACTGGTTATATCGGAAAGATAAATGCTGAAGATTTAAAAACGCTACAAAAGAAAGGCTACCAAGCTGATGAGCCAGTTGGTAAAGCTGGATTAGAGCAAGTATTGGAAGAAAAGCTACGCGGTAAAAAAGGTGGCCGTGTCTTTGTAGAAGATGCACAAGGAAAAGAAATTAAAAATTTAGCAAAAACAGAAGCTGTTGATGGAGAAAATGTAACTTTAACTATCGATAGTGCTGTTCAAGAAAAAACGTATAATGAAATGAAGGGCGAAGTTGGTTCAAGTGCGGCAATTAATCCGAAAAGTGGAGAAACAATTGCACTTGTAAGTAGTCCAGCATATGATCCTAATTTAATTGCACGAGGAACATCGAAAGCACAACGTGAAGCTTGGAATAATGATCCGAAAAAACCGATGACGAACCGATTTACACAATTATCGGTACCAGGTTCTGTATTTAAGCCAATTACAGCTGCAATCGGTCTTGAAACGAAAACGATTGATCCAAAAGAAGAATTGAAAATTGAAGGATTGAAATGGACAAAAGATTCTTCTTGGGGCAATTATTACGTAACACGTGTGAAAGATGCAAATCCGATTGATTTGGATAAGGCAATGAAATATTCGGATAATATTTACTTCGCACAAGAAGCTTTAAAAATCGGAAAAGATAAATTTATGAGTGAAGCGAAAAAATTCGGATTCGATGAGAAATTACCAATTGAATATGGATTCCCAGCTTCTAAAATCGCAAATGATGGTATTAAAAATGATATTCAAATGGCAGATACAGGATATGGTCAAGGACAAGTGTTAATGACTCCTCTTCATCTAGCTTTAACATATGCGCCAATTGTAAATGATGGAACAATTCCGTCACCATATATCATTAAAACAGATAAACAACCAAAAGCTTGGAAAGAAAATGTCATTTCAAAAGGAAATCAGGATATATTAAAAACTGCTATGACTAAAGTAATTAATGATCCGGATGGTACAGGGAAAATTGCTAAAATCGATGGTATGACCCTTGCTGGAAAAACAGGTACAGCGGAATTAAAAGTATCTAAAGAGGCCGAAGGAAAAGAACTAGGCTGGTTCGCTGCATTTGATTTAAATGCACCTGATATGGTCATTACAATGATGATTGAAGATGTAAAAGGTAGAGGTGGAAGTAACATTCCAGCTGAAAAAGTGAAACATATTTTTCAAAAATAA
- a CDS encoding FMN-dependent NADH-azoreductase yields the protein MTKVLFITANPNSAEGSFGMAVGEAFIEAYKNEHPQDEVVTVDLFNTTVPAIDADVFAAWGKFAAGEGFETLTGVQQQKVAAMNTNLETFMHADRYVFVTPMWNFSYPPVVKAYLDNLAIAGKTFKYTENGPVGLLEGKKALHIQATGGVYSEGAYAAVDFGRNHLKTVLGFIGVNETEYIAVEGMNANPEKAQEIKEAAIANARELAKRF from the coding sequence ATGACAAAAGTACTATTTATCACAGCAAATCCAAATTCAGCAGAAGGTTCTTTCGGAATGGCAGTAGGAGAAGCTTTCATCGAAGCTTATAAAAACGAGCATCCACAAGACGAAGTTGTAACAGTTGATTTATTCAATACGACTGTACCAGCAATTGATGCAGATGTATTTGCTGCTTGGGGTAAATTTGCAGCAGGTGAAGGCTTTGAAACTTTAACAGGAGTTCAACAACAAAAAGTTGCAGCAATGAACACAAACTTAGAAACATTTATGCATGCAGATCGTTATGTATTCGTAACTCCAATGTGGAACTTTAGCTATCCACCAGTAGTAAAAGCATACTTAGATAACTTAGCAATCGCAGGTAAAACATTCAAATATACTGAAAATGGTCCAGTTGGCTTATTAGAAGGCAAAAAAGCACTTCACATTCAAGCAACAGGTGGCGTTTATTCTGAAGGAGCATACGCAGCTGTAGACTTCGGTCGTAATCACTTGAAAACAGTATTAGGATTCATCGGTGTAAATGAAACTGAATATATTGCAGTTGAAGGTATGAATGCTAATCCTGAAAAAGCACAAGAAATTAAAGAAGCAGCAATTGCTAACGCACGTGAATTAGCAAAACGTTTCTAA
- a CDS encoding serine hydrolase: MSKIETPVMTSLQTTVEKMMKDLKVPGAAVAVIKDGEVILSEGFGYRNIETKEAVTPSTRFAIGSSTKAFGTLSLSLLAQQKKFNWDTPVQSYIPNFSLCELLATSQVTGRDLASHRTGVSRHDALWYSSSLSRKDLVEKIKHLPLDAPFRTAFLYNNLMYATISCIVENITNQTWEQYATEHILEPLNMRHTNFSVTDSQITEDYALPYIEKDGEIKEVPFRNIDTVGAAGCINSTIEDMVNWVLLHLNKGKFGDHELISSELLQQMYTPHNSIPDQPVLSLPESPLNSYGLGWFISAYRGNKVIHHGGNIDGFSALVSFMPKENVGLVILTNAGGTLLPTYLANQIYDELLELEGIDWHKRAVEDTEKMKEMMKEATESLPEQIKGTTPSHKLEDYTGTFEHPAYGTLQVYKRDDSLFVQFMEMDIQLTHHHYDIFSAKVDLFRMKMSLLFAYEMSVSGEFPSLQLHVPATLSTQPLIFKKIK, from the coding sequence ATGTCTAAAATTGAAACTCCTGTTATGACTTCGTTACAAACTACGGTTGAAAAAATGATGAAGGATTTAAAAGTTCCTGGTGCTGCTGTAGCTGTTATAAAAGACGGTGAAGTTATTCTTTCAGAAGGTTTCGGCTATCGAAATATAGAAACAAAAGAGGCTGTTACACCGAGCACCCGGTTCGCAATCGGTTCCTCAACGAAAGCTTTTGGCACACTTTCATTAAGCTTGTTAGCACAGCAAAAAAAGTTTAATTGGGATACTCCTGTCCAGTCTTATATACCTAACTTCTCTTTATGTGAACTACTTGCTACCTCACAAGTTACAGGACGGGATTTAGCCTCTCACCGCACTGGAGTGAGTCGTCATGATGCTCTTTGGTACAGCTCTTCCTTATCTCGAAAAGATCTCGTTGAAAAAATAAAACATTTACCACTTGATGCACCGTTCCGAACAGCATTTTTATATAACAACTTAATGTATGCGACAATTAGCTGCATTGTTGAAAACATTACAAATCAAACGTGGGAGCAATACGCTACAGAACATATTTTAGAACCTTTAAATATGAGGCATACAAACTTCTCTGTTACAGATTCACAAATTACAGAGGATTATGCTTTACCTTACATTGAAAAAGACGGTGAAATAAAAGAAGTTCCATTCCGTAACATCGATACAGTTGGCGCTGCTGGGTGTATTAATTCTACAATTGAAGATATGGTAAATTGGGTACTTCTTCACTTAAACAAAGGAAAGTTTGGAGATCATGAATTAATCTCCTCTGAATTATTACAACAAATGTATACACCACACAATTCAATTCCAGATCAACCAGTTCTATCACTCCCTGAATCTCCATTAAATAGTTACGGCCTCGGTTGGTTTATTAGCGCTTATCGTGGTAACAAAGTGATTCATCATGGCGGTAATATTGATGGATTTTCGGCACTTGTTTCATTCATGCCAAAAGAAAATGTAGGTCTTGTCATTTTAACGAATGCTGGAGGCACATTACTTCCTACTTATCTTGCTAACCAAATTTATGACGAGCTACTTGAATTAGAAGGCATCGATTGGCATAAACGTGCTGTAGAAGATACTGAAAAAATGAAGGAAATGATGAAAGAAGCAACTGAATCCCTTCCTGAGCAAATTAAAGGGACTACACCTTCTCACAAATTAGAGGATTATACTGGTACTTTCGAACATCCTGCATACGGAACATTACAAGTATACAAGCGAGATGATTCATTATTTGTGCAATTCATGGAAATGGACATTCAATTAACACATCATCATTACGACATCTTCTCTGCAAAAGTTGACTTATTCCGAATGAAAATGAGTTTATTATTCGCTTATGAAATGAGTGTGAGTGGTGAATTTCCATCCCTTCAGTTACATGTGCCAGCTACGTTAAGTACTCAGCCGCTTATATTTAAGAAAATTAAATAA
- a CDS encoding twin-arginine translocase TatA/TatE family subunit produces MFSNIGFPGLILILVAVLILFGPKKLPEIGKALGETLKEFKKSTKELTDDAFQEKEKKEKM; encoded by the coding sequence ATGTTTTCAAATATTGGCTTTCCAGGGTTAATTTTAATCTTAGTAGCTGTACTAATATTATTTGGGCCTAAAAAATTGCCGGAAATCGGAAAGGCTTTAGGGGAAACGTTAAAAGAATTCAAAAAATCAACGAAAGAATTGACTGATGACGCATTTCAAGAGAAGGAAAAGAAAGAAAAAATGTAA
- a CDS encoding aminoglycoside phosphotransferase family protein, protein MKTIAARQNNIQIVKDAANIEEISKGFSPDKKYIITTIKDEKYLLRTGDIKEFERKKIEFQILNEMQKRSVQAQRPIEMGLLEEEGLCYGVFSYIEGEDAKKLLPTYTLKEQYDIGIEAGKDLAKMHTYEAPKGILPWYERAMKKHRKYLEAYKTCGIKIKNDDKIIKFIDENEMYVQNRPNRFQHDDFHLENIIVRDGKYVGVVDFNGYDWGDPLHDFVKIALFARDISIPYSIGQIEGYFNRRIPEEFWKLYAVYVGMTVFSSVVWTLRAAPHMLDDMLERLTIVLEDHNNFELSKPIWFQSDKIDMK, encoded by the coding sequence ATGAAGACAATTGCAGCACGGCAAAACAATATACAAATAGTAAAGGATGCAGCAAATATTGAAGAAATTTCTAAAGGTTTCTCACCTGATAAAAAATATATCATTACGACTATTAAAGATGAAAAGTATTTGTTACGGACAGGCGATATAAAAGAGTTTGAAAGAAAGAAAATAGAGTTTCAAATTTTAAATGAAATGCAAAAACGTAGTGTGCAAGCACAAAGGCCAATTGAAATGGGTTTGTTGGAAGAAGAAGGTTTATGCTACGGTGTTTTTTCGTATATAGAAGGAGAAGATGCGAAAAAATTGTTGCCTACATATACACTAAAAGAACAATATGATATTGGTATAGAAGCAGGAAAAGATTTAGCAAAAATGCATACATATGAAGCTCCTAAGGGTATACTTCCATGGTATGAAAGAGCCATGAAAAAACATCGAAAATATTTAGAGGCATACAAAACATGCGGAATAAAAATAAAAAATGATGATAAAATCATTAAGTTTATAGATGAAAATGAAATGTATGTACAAAACCGCCCAAATCGATTTCAACACGATGATTTTCATTTAGAAAATATAATTGTGCGGGATGGGAAATATGTAGGTGTTGTTGATTTTAATGGTTATGACTGGGGCGACCCACTTCATGATTTTGTAAAAATTGCACTATTTGCAAGAGACATTAGTATTCCGTATTCAATCGGACAAATAGAAGGATACTTTAATAGGAGAATACCAGAGGAGTTCTGGAAATTATATGCGGTGTACGTCGGCATGACAGTTTTCTCATCAGTTGTCTGGACATTACGAGCAGCACCGCATATGTTAGATGATATGTTAGAGCGTCTTACTATAGTTTTAGAGGATCATAATAACTTTGAGTTATCGAAGCCGATTTGGTTTCAATCAGATAAGATTGATATGAAATAG
- the tatC gene encoding twin-arginine translocase subunit TatC, which yields MEDREMSVVEHIVELRKRVIYTVLSFVLFLIIGFTFTKDIYFWLVKDLPMKLTVLGPSDVLWIFFSIATVFAIVCTIPFAAIQIWLFVKPGLHPNEQKMTVMYIPVLSILFIAGLSFGYFIVMPFLFHFLTTIGNEMFNTMFTTEKYFHFVLNLTVPFAVIFELPVVVMFLTSIGILTAEFLIKIRRYAYVALIIIASCISPPDFLSHSLVAVPLICIYEISIALSKIVSKRKKKREEEIQSKSASL from the coding sequence ATGGAAGATCGGGAAATGAGTGTAGTAGAACATATCGTTGAGCTTCGCAAACGAGTAATTTATACAGTGTTATCCTTTGTATTATTTTTAATTATTGGATTTACTTTTACGAAGGATATTTATTTTTGGCTTGTAAAAGATTTACCAATGAAATTAACTGTTCTCGGTCCAAGTGATGTATTGTGGATTTTTTTCTCGATTGCTACAGTATTTGCTATCGTTTGTACAATTCCTTTTGCTGCTATACAAATTTGGTTATTTGTAAAACCAGGTTTACATCCAAATGAACAAAAGATGACTGTAATGTATATACCGGTATTGTCTATATTATTTATTGCAGGTTTAAGTTTTGGATATTTTATTGTAATGCCGTTTTTATTTCATTTTTTAACTACGATAGGTAATGAAATGTTTAATACGATGTTTACGACAGAAAAGTATTTTCATTTTGTACTTAATTTAACAGTTCCATTTGCTGTGATTTTTGAATTACCTGTAGTGGTAATGTTTTTAACGAGTATTGGCATACTTACGGCGGAGTTTCTAATAAAAATAAGAAGGTATGCTTACGTAGCATTGATTATCATTGCCTCGTGTATATCACCGCCAGATTTTTTATCTCATAGTTTAGTTGCGGTACCGCTTATTTGTATTTATGAAATTAGTATTGCCTTATCAAAGATTGTTAGTAAGCGAAAAAAGAAAAGGGAAGAAGAAATACAGTCGAAAAGTGCCTCGTTATAA
- a CDS encoding lysophospholipid acyltransferase family protein produces MIQTFFKIFYLILIVIAITPRMWRLKKQVNTMSPQEKDNAVYKTTNWFGKKMVRVAGGAVEVKGLENVPKDKPVLVVSNHQSNMDIPVLLGYLNKPIGFVSKAEIKKFPVVPTWMELMNCVFMVRNDRRQSLQAIKDGIELLKNGHSIVIFPEGTRSKGGEIGEFKAGSFHLAVKSGVAILPVALDGTYKMFEANGNRMKRAHATVTISKPITPEEYANMDIKELTKHTQDVIASQLHK; encoded by the coding sequence ATGATTCAAACTTTTTTTAAAATCTTTTATTTAATTTTAATTGTAATTGCGATTACACCGAGAATGTGGCGTCTTAAAAAACAAGTAAATACGATGTCACCGCAAGAAAAAGATAATGCTGTGTATAAAACGACAAATTGGTTTGGTAAAAAAATGGTACGTGTTGCTGGTGGGGCAGTAGAAGTAAAAGGGCTTGAAAATGTTCCGAAAGACAAGCCGGTACTAGTTGTAAGTAATCATCAAAGTAATATGGATATTCCTGTTTTACTAGGTTACTTAAATAAACCAATTGGATTCGTTTCAAAGGCAGAGATTAAGAAGTTTCCAGTTGTACCAACTTGGATGGAACTTATGAATTGTGTATTTATGGTTCGTAATGATCGTCGTCAATCTCTTCAAGCGATTAAAGATGGAATTGAACTATTAAAGAATGGACATTCTATCGTAATTTTCCCTGAAGGAACGAGAAGTAAGGGTGGCGAAATTGGAGAGTTTAAAGCTGGTAGTTTTCACCTAGCAGTAAAATCTGGTGTAGCAATCTTACCTGTAGCGTTAGATGGTACATATAAAATGTTTGAAGCGAATGGAAATCGTATGAAACGAGCTCATGCAACAGTAACGATTTCTAAGCCGATTACACCTGAAGAGTATGCGAATATGGATATTAAAGAATTAACGAAGCATACACAGGATGTTATCGCATCACAATTACATAAGTAA
- the trhA gene encoding PAQR family membrane homeostasis protein TrhA: protein MTEKMTRMTHFVKEEIANAITHGIGAILSIPALIILIIHASKHGTASAVVAFTVYGVSMFLLYLFSTLLHSIHHPKVEKLFTILDHSAIYLLIAGTYTPFLLITLRGPLGWTLLAIIWTLAIGGIVFKIFFVRRFIKASTLCYIIMGWLIIVAIKPLYENLTGHGFSLLLAGGILYSVGAIFFLWEKLPFNHAIWHLFVLGGSAMMFFCVLFYVLPAA, encoded by the coding sequence ATGACTGAAAAAATGACACGAATGACACATTTTGTGAAAGAAGAAATTGCAAATGCAATAACACATGGTATCGGTGCCATTTTAAGCATCCCTGCCTTAATTATATTAATTATTCATGCGTCTAAACATGGTACTGCATCTGCTGTTGTTGCATTTACCGTTTATGGTGTAAGCATGTTCTTACTGTACTTGTTTTCAACGTTGCTACATAGCATTCACCATCCAAAAGTAGAAAAATTATTTACTATTTTAGATCACTCAGCCATCTATTTATTAATCGCTGGCACATATACTCCTTTTCTACTCATTACACTTCGTGGACCTTTAGGTTGGACGTTACTCGCAATTATATGGACACTTGCAATTGGCGGTATTGTCTTCAAAATTTTCTTTGTACGCCGTTTTATAAAAGCATCAACTTTATGTTACATCATTATGGGCTGGCTCATAATCGTTGCTATTAAACCACTTTACGAAAATCTAACTGGACATGGTTTTTCACTACTTTTAGCAGGTGGCATTTTATATTCAGTCGGGGCAATCTTCTTCCTTTGGGAAAAGCTACCTTTCAACCATGCCATTTGGCACCTCTTCGTTTTAGGCGGTAGTGCAATGATGTTCTTCTGTGTACTCTTTTACGTCTTACCTGCAGCGTAA